gaatcagtttctcggattttgggtattttataggtatatgtttgagtaaaatgaacaatattgttttattgtacGAACTACGaacaacatctctcccaaatttcaaataaaaatagtataatttggagcatttatttgcagaaaatgagaaatggctgaaataaaaaaaagatacagagctttcagacctcaaataatgcaaagaaaacaagttaatattcctaaagttttaagagttcataaatcaatatttggtggaataaacctggtacGTTAATCAAAAGGACAAATGACAAAAggctttttttcatttaaagtttatttttgtcACAGATTACACGTGCTTGAGTGAatcaatacattaatacattttatttttaatcttatcATGATATTTTTTACACGTGTGGAAAAAATAAGtatcaaaaatgtatttagaaTTAAATTTTAGCCAGTTTGATTTCTACTTCCCATACTAATCTATATGAATGGCCTGAAGATCAATAGACAGCAATTTACTTATACAACGGCGCCCCCTAATGGACAAGTACTGATGGTGCTTTAACAGCAGTTAGGATTTTTTTCCCGCACTACAGACAgggtaaaaaaaactttacacattaaagaaaactgtataaaagtattttaaagtgaAGATTAACATTCTTCtatatgtgtaaaatgtgttcaTTCACAGTAAATATTGAAAACATTATTGCTACTCACTAATTTTTACTTAgtttactttaattatataaatatgcaCTCATATTATACTGAGTCAActggtcatgtttttttttaccattatttaatacaatttaatacatattaaaatttgatggcttgtgatcatccatcttcctcttgattatattccagatgttttcaatttggtaaaatcaaagaaactcatcatttttaagtggttttttttttttgttttttttacagagctgtattatacacccttacagtttttctcaattgccAAGACACATTTCTGGAAACCATCCCTCCGTGTCTCTAAACTGTAAACACAAAACTCAGTTTTCAAACTACATTCACAAACCCTTTGAATCTTATTGCAAAACCAAACTACTGCCTCAATACAGTTCAAACTGTGCTCAAAAGCTAACAATGTTTCAGATCAGACCCTGAGTCAATCAAAATGAAAACACAACTGAACAGTCATTACACACGGcatagaaaaaaggaaaacactaTGATCAGATCATAAAGTCTTTAGAAATAATCTTTACTGTTCACAAAAAAGCATTTTCAAAGCACAACTTTTTTAGCCCTTGTAGTAcattgaaaattaaaaaacctctggaatataatcaagaggaagatggatgaccacaaaccATCACACTGAgttgaactgcttggatttttgcagcaggagtgaaggcataaaattattcaaaagcagtgtgtaagactggtggaggagaacatgctttaATTAAaagtcagggttattccaccaaatattgatttctcaactcttcaaaacaagttcatattcaaaactttatgaatatgaacttgttttctttgcattatttgaagtctgaaagctctgcgtcttttattgttacagtttttctggattgtttacacacaatttCTGGTACTTGGgacacaatgaccacaacatgTAACTTACGCACTAACCCTTGAACcaattctgctaaactacaagcacaattcctgctttacactcaaattgcagttctaaaacacactttttccaaaactctacacacaattgtcatgaagaaaatctcttgttttcacaaggaacacactgttattcaaaactctaaagttaATTGCCCTACTATGCACACTGACTCCGCACATGGGCAAACACCTAACACACATGTTTCCACTCAgcaatcagagctttagcatAAAAGGGCAACAGGTGAGCTCTTCTGTTTTGGAGCAATGGAGGCCAATGTTGTAAACAGAGGCAGAGCCAGaggagtgagagtaagaggaggACGATGGGGAGGACGAGGAAGGCCAAGGACAATCATTTCTGATGAGATCCGAGCCACTTTGGTTGACCATGTGGTCAACCATGGCCTAACAATGAGGGAGGCTGGGCAAAGAGTACAGCCAAATTTGAGCAGGTACACTGTAGCATCCATCATCCGGACTTTCCGCAATGAGAATAGGTAAGAAATCTACTCTCACTACAAAACTGCAGTACTGCATATCAATACAGTACTCAatgagtacagtagtacagtattaCCTGTGGACTGTTCTGTAGGACATTGTGTTTCGAGTATTTGGGAAATGTATTcctacacagtatttacagtattgcaCTCTTTGTATTGCAGAACTGAAAGATTACCAACAAGAGGTGGACGGGGCCATCTTCTGTCTCCTGAACAGGAAACAGAGATCATGAACATGGTTCTTGAAAATAACGCCATTACCTTAcggcaaatacaaagaaaaataatagaaaacaatgagatatttcaaaatattgataGGGTAAGTTTATCAACGCTGGACCGTGTCTTGCACAGAAATAAACTGAGGATGAAGCAGGTGTACAGGGTGCCATTTGAGCGCAATTCAGAAAGAGTCAAAGAATTGCGATATAACTATGTGCAAGTACGTCCTATACATTCCCACCCTTGATGCATACTGTCAACATTGTATAAATCATACATATTACTTTCTATTATATTGTAATCACAATGATTGTGCTTCACAATAGTGACCGCTCCATGTCTACTTCTGATATTGTCATGTGTGTTTCAGAGAGTCCTTGAGCTGGAGGTGGATGCAGTGGAGCACCAGTTCATCTTCATTGATGAGGTTGGATTCAACCTCACAAAAAGACGAAGGAGGGGAAGGAATATAATCGGCCAGCGTGCCATTGTTGAAGTCCCTGGCCAGCGCGGAGGGAACATCACAATGTGTGCAGCGACGACCCACCATGGCATCATCCATCACCATGCTACCCTTGGCCCCTACAACACTGCCCATCTGATCACATTCCTGGACACCctacacaacacactcattccACCAGATCAGATAGATGACCCAGAGCAGCTCAGGTACGTTGTCATTTGGGACAACGTAAGCTTCCACCGGGCTGCTCTGGTTCATAACTGGTTCACTGACCACCCACGCTTTTCAGTTGTTTATCTCCCTCCATATTCTCCATTCCTCAATCCTattgaggattttttttctgcCTGGAGATGGAAAGTGTACGACCTAAATTCAGAAACATGTATATCCCTTTTCCAAGCTATGGAAGACGCATGTGGAGATATAGCAGTTGATGCTTTTCATGGCTGGATTCGCCATGCTAGGCGATATTGCCCCCGCTGCTTGGCCAGGGAAAACATTGcttgtgatgtagatgaggtgctgtggccagaccgaaacagaagagaggatgcagcatagtttattttgttttgttttttttaattattaactgtatacagtaaaatcttctgcactgtatgtgcaactttgtgtcggttgggatgtacactgtgtacattgttttgtgggaaaaataaaacatgtttgttacagtatatttgtgtgttctaagtataaaaacaatattctaaaatattttacaacgcacttatgtatttaatgtctgtagtaagtgtaacactgaacaaaaagtcattatgatgaatggagaatggtgttttacactgagcacatcagtgtttaaatgcttttttaattgtctgttcatatgatagtttgtgtgtgtcatctgaacacaaaatggccttttgtgaagagataacactgttttgaatgtaaagtttcattttgcaggagaattgaagggttttgcccattgtgtgcgtgtttgttggatttgtgtgtagagttctgagaatatgaggcatgttttcagaaaatgtgtgtaaacaatccagaaaaactgtatttcagccatttctcattttctgcaaataaatgctctaaatgacaatatttttatttggaatttagcagaaatgttgtctgtagtttatagaataaaacaacaatgttgattttactcaaacataaacctataaatagtaaaatcagataaactgattcagaaaattaagtagtcttttacttttttttccagagctgtatataaataagtgTAGTTTGGTGCAGGGTGGAGTCTGACGGTAGGTGGCGCTGTATAATAGCAGTAGCAGCTGAATCCTCCGTCCAGGGGAAGTAAACACAGCAGTGTTCAAATCCAGCAGCGGAGCGGCAGAAATACAGCATTATTACAGCTAATAAACCAGCTTATAACTTCATATTTACAGCGCGGAAACGCCTCTAACAGGGGTTTTACAGTAGCGGCCTCTGTGTAGAATTAATCAGCCTGTTTTTGAGGCTCCAGCGCTGCGTTTTAAGCTCGTTTTAGTCCGGAAAGTGAAGAGTCAGAGCGCGGCTGAGCTCTGTATCTACAGCCGGGAGTATGAGCTCACAGCCCGGCACGGACCTTCCCGCCCTGCCCGCCCTCCCCCAGACCGGGGACGAGGCTCTGGCCATCGAGACAGCCGTGAGGACCGCGGTTCTCTCCATTATGAAGGTGTTCCTGGACCTGAGCGATAACAGAGCTCAGCGCTATCAGCTTAAACTGGCCGAGATGGAGCGGGAGAACTTccagctgaagctgaagctgaaggcGGCTGAGCATCAGCTCCACGCCGGCCAGCACAGCACCTGCTCCGTGGAGAGCTACCAAATCTCCGCGGACCTGACCTTCACTCCGGAGaccagcctcagcctcagctcagtTACGGACaataaagaagaagaacaaaCAAGAGCAGAAGAAGCATCAGAAGCTGTGGCATCTTCTCAGAGTGAGGAGCCTCGCCTGGAAGCTTCAGACCTCAAACTATTCAAAGAGGAACCCAACTATGAAGACACGTTTTGGATCAAGAATGAAATGGCAGAGGAAGGCTGTGTAGAGGCTGTGGCTTTCTGTGGGTACCCTGTCCTGACTGATGACTTTAGTGGTGACCCACAtgtacagcagcagctgcagcagcagcagcagcagcagatcataTCTGTGCAGAGGTGTGGAGCATGCAGCAGCCTCAACCACACCATCCGTGAAGATGATGCACCTACAGCTTCCAGTCTGCAGAGAAGTATGTAGCTGTGTTGGATTTGGGGGAGACTTTTCTGAGGGGTGTGGTTTAGGTTTCAATGTTTTCTGCCCATTATATACACTACATTGTCTAAAATATCCACTCACCTGCCCTGAGTTTGGTGATATAAGGCTTGGATGATGCTACTTAGCTGTGGAAATGAACCAATTCATTGAAGCTCTGAAAGCTCTATTGTTTCTGAGtcacagttttttgtttgttttccaaaTTATCTTCTTCTGCAGCCATAGAgagacagggtgtgtgtgtgtctgtctgtctgtctgtgtgtctgattACTGGATTTAAATGGTcagtttagagcaggggtgtccaaactttttttgttgggggccagaagaagaattatatttgaagtcacaggccacactctgtaataaaacaaataatgaaatataccactttaaataattattttttcctcattatttcatttacacaccattttacttgactatctttatctttttacagtgttgtgtaaactaagatttttctaattgtctcttaatataaaacttctCAATTACagaaacttttagactctttggcccgtttttctgcgctagaaatgcgcaccctctccgcttttagactcttttaccccgtttttctgcgctagaaatgcgcaccctctccacttttagactcttttgccccgtttttctgcgctagaaatgcgcaccctctccacttttagactctttggcccatttttctgcgctagaaatgcgcaccctctccgcttttagactctttgccccgtttttctgagctagaaatgcgcaccctctccgcttttagactcttttgccccgtttaactgcgctagaaatgcgcaccctctccgcttttagactctttgccctgtttttctgcgctagaaatgcgcaccctctccgcttttagactctttggcccgtttttctgctctagaaatgcgcactctctccgcttttagactcttttgcccatttttctgcgctagaaatgcgcaccctctccgcttttagactctttgccccgtttttctgcgctagaaatgcgcactctctccacttttagactctttggcccatttttctgcgctagaaatgcgcaccctctccgcttttagactctttgccccgtttttctgcgctagaaatgcgcactctctccgcttttagactctacatttatttctttacttttagttttatttagggCTAAAAACTGAATCTTAAACTAAAACTTTGGCTTTTCTTTACCCGTTTTATTTGCATTTCGTCACACCTATATCTTATCAcagttgaaaagaaaaattaagtgCATACTGCATTTTCATATTGCATTTCCTTTAgacatttattatgcagtttatagccaaaacaaagtttgagttttcattttagatttgaccATGAAATACCACTATGAAGCTCTTAAAGCTCTACTGTTCCTGAGCCGATCTATTGTACCACAGCAAGTTTAGAGGTCTGTAGTGTTGGGCTCTGCAGAAAGTTGCAGGCCTCTGAGCACTGTGTATCTCATTTTACACTGTTAGAGCAAGTTGCTGCCATTCCCAGTTACCTCCACTGTGTTATAGTGTAGGGTAATTTAATTCACCACAGCCTTACTTAGATCAAACTCTAAGCTCTGACTTAGTGTGAGAaatgtgagaaatcccagaacGTTAAAAGAGGAACATTGAgtcattgagttttttttttttaaatacagctctgggaaaaatagaccatttaaaatgatgaaacctctggaatataatcaagaggaagattgatgatcacaagccatcaaaatatttgcactaggagtaaaggcataaagttatctaaaagcagtgtgttagactggtggaggaaaacatgccaatatgcatgaaaacctTGATTAAACcccagggttatttcactaaacacttctgtattttttgcactataaggtacacCAGACTATAAGGTACACCGGATTAAAAGGAACACTATCAATGAACagttattttctggtctatttttatacataaggtgcacattatgcaacactaataaggaacaggggtgtcaccttttttttccttctaattcagcaggttttgccgctgggtggtggtggggggtagctagctattttttttaagaaaaaaaaaaaattattgtaatttataattaaaaaaaaacacttttaaaatcctgcactggattttaatctacacagatttctctcctgtaaaatgtttatttgggtgagtaaagcgcttccatttatgtacagtaagcttagatttccagatttcctctaaggctgggtgcagcagcattagcattagtggctaaccgctagtaaatgccacccgacagcactgcactgaggaaccctgagttgtCCGGTAAGTcggggcaatattagctagcggttagtggctaacaCCACTAACTAAATTGAAACCCCTGTATACTACTGtgtggctttgctgctccttaacacctgactggtagaattcatacataaggcgcaccaaattatTAGGCGAAacagatgatttttggaaaaattaaaagattttaaatgcaccttatagtgtgaaaaatacggtaagtgtaTCTGAATAAAGGTTGTAATAATAGTTTGTATTTATGTGCTTACAGAGAAGTTGGCAAGCAGGGAGAGAGTGAGGCAGTACAGAGCACGGATCCGAGCTGACCCTGAGAAGTACCATATGTTGAAGGAGAAGGACCGTATAAGGTATTAAATGgcagtaaaaaaaactttaaaataaaggtcCTTTTCATTTTTTAAGAGCAATACCATAGATTTATTTCAatttgatgttttgtttttttgagattGATTCCAGTACAAGGAATATGAGAGTCtttaatcaataataaaactTGTTGTATTGTTCGAtttttacaggaaaaaaacatAAGACATTGTTCCTTGATGTGGCTGATATCTTGCTTATCGTCTGTAGGTATCTCAGCAGGAAAAAGACCATAGCAGATCTTCCGGAACCAATGAAGAACCTGAAGAGGAAGGCCTGGAGAGAGGCTTCAAAACGGCACCGTGCCAGGAAGCTTTCCTTCATACACAACACTACCAACATATGTGACCAACACTTTTAGCTGTTAAACACTGTAGTCTGTGCCTTTTgagtttaatttacttttataATACTGAGTGAGAGGGGAATCTCACTGCATTTATCTTTAGATAAAAGCATTACATTTCTGACCTGTGCTTGAGCTTCAGTTCATTTGGACTGAGCAATAAACAACTGATGAAACattaattatacaaaataaaattggAAAAGATATTTTATTGTTTCTGCCCAAATATAGATACAATTTGGTATTATAtggttaattattttattaatagataattaatttatttgtaaattctatagatttaataatataatcattCAGAGTAGTTTGGTGTGAAATAATTAATCATAAACTTTTTGACtgatttctttacagtggtggtgaaaaCCAGGCTTTAATGTGTTCcaaactatataaataaagtcatataaaatatattatttgtaaaattagtaaaatacaaaaatcaaaGAGCCCTCTATATTAGACAAAAATGATCCAGCCTCTGTTCTTTACtaatgttgcataatgtgccttataatcggatgcgccttatgtataaaaaatagaccagaaaatttacttttattaataattcaccttataatccagtgcgtcttatagtgcgaaaaatactgtacatagaaTATCTTTTGAGCTGTAGTTTTACAGCAGTCTTTTCACCACTACTGTGAACAACAATTCTGAATTGAAGGGTTTTTCACTTAACTACTCTGAATCAGTGTGTGAACATCTCAGACAGTAAGATGTACAATTAAATGTATAGAACTGTGAGGGAAACTGAACAAAAAAGGtagaatttattttaaagttgtgaaTGCAATTTTAAAATGTGATGAAAGTGTTTTCCTCAGTATGAGTGGGGTGTTGGCAGCAacaagttatttattacattttttttttttttgctttacccACTAACACATTACGATGACTTTAAAACGTTActaagttttttatttattgatgatTAACATTTTAATGACAGATTGTGGTAAAACATTAACTGTATTTTCTAGATAATctgataaattattatttattttatgaaacaaacaagaaaaaacatgGCAAATTAGATATTTTTTCAATGACACAGCACTTAAAGTATCAGTAGAGATGTGGCCTTGGCAGTCAGATTATATACTATGtagtaaattgtttttttttttgatgagctATGTTAAGTATTTGTTGCTGTTGTTTCATTTGAACAGATTGCTTTAACATTTCATCAAATGTTCATCACACATGGTTTGAATTTTCTTTTTGGAAAGGTTTTTGAGAATAAACTGTTGATACATTATTATCACTGaaccatttctcttttttcttttcttgttccaGAGATACACATACACAGTCAAGGAAGAAAAActgatttttaatactttttatttgttttatttctttatttgttttattgaagCTCAATGACAAGTACAATTCAAACATTGTGAAGACAGAGATATCAGAAAGTCTCATACTTTCATATGTTAACAGCAAACTTCTCAACAAACCAAACTTTGCAGAGTTTTGCACACCTGATTTCAGGTATCTTAGTCACTTCTAGATTAAGGTGGAAGATGAGCTAAACTCCTTGGGATAATTTTTTTTCCTCCTGTCCTtcctttggtttttttttttacatttttgggtgACTGTGACAATATAGCAACATAATATGTATCGCGATTCAGtatgttgtaaaatattttttttttttactgaatattaGAAAAACTCTTAgtataaaaaaatagtattatatacataaaatctgagttaaaaaaatcaaaacagtGTGATCTACCAACAGTGTACTAGTGACCAGGGATTAATGTTTTTGAGGATTGATAGTATTACAGTATACAGCGTTACCTTACATCCATACCTAACAAGGCCAGGCCATCTTTTGATGAACAGAGGAAGGACTGTatttaacaacaaaataactTAGTATCAGAAACGTACACCTTAACACCTAAAAATaacctagtatctcaaaataatgactaaatatctcaaaataatgaattagtatctccaaataacaacatagtatctcaaaataatgtgtaaatatctcacaataatgacttaatatcccAAAATAATGGCAGTATcacaaaataataacttaatatctcaaaataatgattaatatcttaaaataatgaattagtatctgcaaataacaacttagtatctcaaaataatgactaaataatatctcaaaataatgaatacGTATCTCCAAATAAcaacatagtatctcaaaataatgtgtaaatatcgcacaataataacttaatatctcaaaataatgacttattatcttaaaataatgaattagcatctccaaataacaacttagtatctcaaaataatgacttcatatctcaaaataatgaattagcatctccaaataacaacttagtatctaaaaataatgggtaaatatttcacaataatgacttaatatctcaaaataacgacttagtatctcaaattaaTAACTCCAAAAAACAACTTAGTCTCTTAAAATAACTTTATGCTATATCAGTTTCAttttaaaacatgattttaacTATTGCAAAGTATTGCACTATCAcaatatatgacaatatattgaattgtagcCTCTGTATCATTATATGTATCATATTGACAATTATTGCCAATACACAGTCCTATACTCAGGTGAGCTGTTCATCTTCATCCGAATACTCGCTCCCCGAGTAAGTATAATAGTTATTTTATTGAGAATGTTCTGTGTCATATAGAAATGAAAgcaggtggtgtgtgtgtatggaaggTGCAACCTTGTGGTTTTGAATGTGCTGGCTCATTTGCCTTTTCCCGCTGTGACTACATGACTGTGACTTCCTGTTATTCTGCTTAGAACTTTAAGATTTACCCTCCAGCGCGCACACACCCCTCAGCTGGCCTCATCAATTTTCCACAAATGGGGCCTAATGACACAGACGCAGTGATCTGACCATACTTTATTTTATTGACCAATGGGATATCTTAGATGCATCCTGTTAGAGATTTAAGGATTATAGTAACATTGCTATTAGAGAATCAATGGTGTTACCTTGAACTTAAACATtcaaacattatgaccacctccttgtctttacactaaatgctttttttactttattattttccttcttttacCCCGTTCTTCAATGATcaagaccccacaggagagaaaaacaccaTGGAGTCGATATTACTCTATTTGGAGGGTGCATCATTattctcaacactgcagtgattagcagtgattagcatggtggtggtgtatgaagagtgtgttgtgctgctggtacagagtggatcaaatacagcagtgctgctggagttttaaacactgtccttcactctattacacactctttGATGTTCATCATCTTCCTCAGCAGTTTGGTTTCTCAGCCAGGCTGTTCCTCATCATCTTTCTTAGAAAACATGCTCCTCACCAGAAATATAATTAAGATGACAATACTATCTTTCaataaaaatcaaacaaatcagttaaatttacaaaaaactattgctatttatagctatatgtttgagtaaaattaacattctcATTTATtcttgatttagagcatttattcgcagaaaatgagaaatgtctgaaaaaacaaaaaagatgcagagctttcagacctcaaataatgcaaaaagagttcagaaatcaatatttggtggaataaccctggtttttaatcacagttttcatgcatcttggcatgttctcctccaccagtcttacacactgcttttgagtaacTTTAttccattcctggtgcaaaaattaaagcagttcagtttggtttgatggcttgtgatcatccatcttcctctttattatattccagaaatgttcaatttggtaaaatcgaagaaacttaTTTAATTTAAGTGATTAATTGTTGATAAATAACAAATACAAATCGAATTAAAACAAATCAGTTATGCTTTTatgctttaaatgtattttttttatcttttcttttttttacttcttaaaaTATttcatgtacatatatatatatatatatatatatatatatatatatatatatatatatatatatatatatatataaattgatatatatacatatatacatcctgccgcaggaccttCCAGCGCATTGTGAAAGCAGCTGAGAGGATCGTTGGCACCttcctcccctcccttcaggattTATACAGCTCctgcctcacacggaaagccctctgTCTGGCAGGAGATCTCCCCCCCACTActcagcttcttcagcctgctgccatcagggaggagactgcagaGTCTCGGGgttaggaccagcagactgcgagacagctccatccatcaggctgtgaggatgctgaactctctccctGCTCAACCCCCCATCGCAATCCTGCCccctgcacacactcactcagcatcctgcaCTACTGCTTACACGTACACTATCATACCCACTTTAATTCCCCCGACAACTTTGATATTTAAAGAACTTTACCCACTCGTTCACTTCACCAGCATTAAGCTTTATACCTTTATATTTGCACCActgtttatacaggttctgtttacactggtactgtcattccctcttaaATCCCCTAGTCATACATAACTGTAACACACTCACtcttatattgcactattgtcttgtgtctcctgtctcacgtatgtctatatctgtaaacttcttgtattgtacatttagtctTTATCTCTCAAATTATTTGTCATTTATCATTTGATTTAGTTGTACTTTAGTCAATTATTGCGTTTTTTTTAGCTGTTACTTTGGCTAGGAGACTAACACATTTTTATGTCCTGTACTTGTGCAGTATTGACAACAAAAAACTACCTGACTTGACTTGAGATACATGTGTGTAATTACTTTAGtaaatcttttttatgcttttacaggtatatatgcattt
This genomic interval from Astyanax mexicanus isolate ESR-SI-001 chromosome 1, AstMex3_surface, whole genome shotgun sequence contains the following:
- the LOC103038334 gene encoding uncharacterized protein LOC103038334 isoform X2, translated to MSSQPGTDLPALPALPQTGDEALAIETAVRTAVLSIMKVFLDLSDNRAQRYQLKLAEMERENFQLKLKLKAAEHQLHAGQHSTCSVESYQISADLTFTPETSLSLSSVTDNKEEEQTRAEEASEAVASSQSEEPRLEASDLKLFKEEPNYEDTFWIKNEMAEEGCVEAVAFCGYPVLTDDFSGDPHVQQQLQQQQQQQIISVQRCGACSSLNHTIREDDAPTASSLQRSISAGKRP
- the LOC103038334 gene encoding uncharacterized protein LOC103038334 isoform X1, which gives rise to MSSQPGTDLPALPALPQTGDEALAIETAVRTAVLSIMKVFLDLSDNRAQRYQLKLAEMERENFQLKLKLKAAEHQLHAGQHSTCSVESYQISADLTFTPETSLSLSSVTDNKEEEQTRAEEASEAVASSQSEEPRLEASDLKLFKEEPNYEDTFWIKNEMAEEGCVEAVAFCGYPVLTDDFSGDPHVQQQLQQQQQQQIISVQRCGACSSLNHTIREDDAPTASSLQRKKLASRERVRQYRARIRADPEKYHMLKEKDRIRYLSRKKTIADLPEPMKNLKRKAWREASKRHRARKLSFIHNTTNICDQHF
- the LOC125801069 gene encoding uncharacterized protein LOC125801069, with translation MEANVVNRGRARGVRVRGGRWGGRGRPRTIISDEIRATLVDHVVNHGLTMREAGQRVQPNLSRYTVASIIRTFRNENRTERLPTRGGRGHLLSPEQETEIMNMVLENNAITLRQIQRKIIENNEIFQNIDRVSLSTLDRVLHRNKLRMKQVYRVPFERNSERVKELRYNYVQRVLELEVDAVEHQFIFIDEVGFNLTKRRRRGRNIIGQRAIVEVPGQRGGNITMCAATTHHGIIHHHATLGPYNTAHLITFLDTLHNTLIPPDQIDDPEQLSYGRRMWRYSS